In Miscanthus floridulus cultivar M001 chromosome 5, ASM1932011v1, whole genome shotgun sequence, one genomic interval encodes:
- the LOC136454617 gene encoding 2-oxoglutarate-dependent dioxygenase AOP3-like, which produces MAYLKIISTFSAMALCIYSSNRLSSGRRSYSKLAASSDLEMSFVSSTMFTCRMAFRVSTFEIIVQQRTPCYTIRSLRSLTHTLRPSHYGVQQDTAGSRRLSMAVHRDFNVSTLVVQHEVEGLEVLAKDGSWLPIRAEPDTFTFQAGELFTILTNGRVPASVHRVRTLNNRERFSMIFGSWSGDSDEVSAMDELVDGEHPLMYNPCRLDEYVDFLFIEEGRKLDDPLKAFCGVHKGNKSME; this is translated from the exons atggcgtacctcaagatCATCAGCACGTTCTCGGCGATGGCCCTATGCATCTACAGCTCGAACAGACTATCATCGGGGAGGCGCTCGTACAGCAAGCTCGCCGCTTCATCTGATCTCGAGATGTCGTTCGTGAGCTCCACCATGTTCACTTGCCGGATGGCGTTCAGGGTCTCCACCTTCGA gatcatcgtccag CAAAGAACTCCATGTTATACTATCCGCTCCCTCCGCTCGCTCACCCACACTCTCCGACCGTCGCATTACGGCGTACAGCAAGACACTGCAGGTAGCCGCCGACTGTCCATGGCGGTGCACCGCGACTTCAACGTGAGCACCCTCGTCGTACAGCACGAGGTGGAAGGCCTCGAGGTTCTGGCAAAGGACGGGAGCTGGCTCCCCATTCGTGCTGAGCCGGACACGTTTACCTTCCAAGCTGGCGAGCTATTCACG ATCCTCACCAACGGGAGGGTGCCGGCGTCCGTTCACCGCGTTAGGACGCTGAACAACCGCGAGCGCTTCTCCATGATTTTTGGCAGCTGGTCTGGGGACAGCGACGAGGTCAGCGCGATGGACGAGCTCGTCGATGGAGAGCACCCTCTGATGTATAATCCTTGTAGGCTCGACGAATACGTCGACTTCCTTTTCATCGAGGAAGGCCGCAAGCTGGATGACCCACTCAAGGCTTTCTGTGGAGTCCACAAGGGTAATAAATCCATGGAGTGA